One Flavobacteriales bacterium genomic window, AAATGGCGCCGTAGTAGCAAATTTCTCTATTGCAACATCGGAATCGTATACCGATAAAAACACTGGACAAAAAGTAGAAAATACTGATTGGCATAACATAGTTGTATGGAGAGGACTTGCTGAAGTGGTTGAGAAATATGTCAAAAAAGGTCACAAAGTTTATATCGAAGGAAAGTTAAAAACTCGCTCTTG contains:
- a CDS encoding single-stranded DNA-binding protein, producing the protein MAGSVNKVILIGNLGKDPEVRHLENGAVVANFSIATSESYTDKNTGQKVENTDWHNIVVWRGLAEVVEKYVKKGHKVYIEGKLKTRSWQDKEGNTRYTTEVVADEMTMLTRADTAANPPPQNPYDS